In Enoplosus armatus isolate fEnoArm2 chromosome 20, fEnoArm2.hap1, whole genome shotgun sequence, the sequence ACAAGAGAATGAGCCCCCTGGGTCTTACCCTGGTGTTTGGGGCTGCCTGCGCTCTCCTCTCTCATGATCTTACTGAACATGCTGCTCAGAGGCTCGTGCACGGCCTCCGAGAGCTTCCTCTTGGTGTCCTCTAACTCCATTTTGAAGAAGCCCCCTTTCACACCCTCCCCGCTAGGGGAGAGTGCGCTAGGAGAAGGGGGCGCAGTGCGAGAGTCACCATTGCTGCGGGTTTTTGATTGGGTAAGCTGCTTCCACAGGTGGAGGTTGAGGCGGGAATCTGATTTTGACTGCGACACCTCGGGCTCTGAGCGGGAGATCTCCGTGGAGATTGACTTTACGAGGCTGAGAAGGGGCTTAGGTCGGAGGGTGGAGCCTTCTTTGAGCTCCAGCTCTGTGGAGAGAGACTTGACCAGGCTTGCAAGGGGTCGGTGGGTGGGTGAAGAAGGGCCTGGGGACAGGAAGCTGTGGCCAATGGCGGAGCAGTTTCCCAGAGAGCCAGGGGacgagggagaaagagggacgTGGAAAGCTTGGGACTGCAACCCTCTGTCGTCCTCAACAGAAAGCTGCCTCTCCTTGGAGAGAGATATGGAGGGGTAGTAGTCATCGTGGTCGAGGGAGAAGATGAGCTCACTGTCATCTGGACTGTCCCATTCTCCCTCTGTCCCAGTGAGCTGGATCACAATCCCTCGAGGGAGATGCCTCTTGGTTCCAAGGGAGGAGGTGCTGACTGGGGAGACGCCAAGAGCCGGACTGTGGggctcctggagaggcctgcCACCTCCGCTTCCTTTATCCTCGCTTCTTCTCTCCCCATTTGTTCCACTCTCTGCCATTTCTTGACTTTACATCACTCAGCCAAGGCACCTAAGAGTCAGTGAAAGAGAATTAATAAAGAACATGGTCAGCTACATTATTGCGCCTCAGAGGcagaacaaataaaagcagtcaGGGAATGAGTCatagtgagagagaggagaggcatcTTTTCTATACTTGTGCCTCATTTTCACAGAAACTGCTTACCAGAGCCAACTACGCAATAACGTGTGAATGTCACATAGTTAAGCTTTAGAAGAGTTGTGGAAACCTGCATTAATCTAAAGACTAGAGAGCCTGAATCAGATCCAAGTAAGCACTTCTCCCATAGCTGTCGCTCCACATACtgaatgagctttagaggcatGCAAAAAATAGACAAGACAGTCTGTCTCCCCCAAATATTGCACAAACTAGGGCAGCTCAGGCTTGGATCTAATGTCTTTTGGGGTTGATTGAATGTCTATATAGAAGTCATTCAATTTATGTGCAAGTATTTTCTGTGCACATGAACATGAAGTGAAAAAGCATAATTTGAGTAAAGGTGCAGCCTGTCAGTGTAAAATAAAGAGAGTGTATTTTTGGCTTTGTCAAAATTGCAGtgttttcatgaaaaaataagCACTCTGAAGTAATATTCAACATGTCATCTCCCCAAGGAAATAACTACAGTGTCTTCCAGTCTTATCCCTTAAAGAGCTAACTGTCAGCCGTAAAACCCCCGGAGTCACAGCCCTCCCTCTGATGTCTTCCCGAGCTGTTTGAGGAGTTACTTATGTAACCCCCCGAGGTGAATAGCAAGGAGAGTTCAAAGATGCTCTCTGTCACTCCCCCATGTGGTTTTTGTCTGTCAACAGCATCGCATGTTTCCGCATAACGCATTATACAGCCGCCACCACCTACTGACTTGAAATGATATTAGAAAAACTCCAATGCAACAACAGAGAGGCAATgtgtgctgtcagctgtcattttgTGGGAGaaaagagcagctctgcatcaCTGGACACAAGCTGGGAAACAGCACAAAGGCCTGGTGGGGACCCTTTCATTCCCTGTCTCTCTGGGTCAAGTGCCCTGCTCTTTATGCAAGTTAAACCCTACCTCTGACTGGTCGGATTTACGTAACTGTATTACAGCGCTGTGTGGCACAATTTCAACCAATTCCACAGCAGCTGGTGGATTCTGACTAATCTGCTCTCACCCAAAATGGACGGTGGGGAGACAaacctcacagacacacatgcagccagGCGGCATTAGACCTTCCTCATAGCTTTTCATGGGGTGGGATGAAGGACCAGAACCTGCGAGGTGCcagaagagagacacacaaacatatgcatgCACTCACATGCACATTAGGCAGGCTAAACTGCTGTTAAGCTAACAATGTTTTGTCCAAGCTAATATGTGGAACACTAACAGGCCAATGTCACCATACTGTCAACTGCTGTATATGGACTCCAGGTGCTGGAGTGATAGTGatagacatttcactcaaaaccacgaatgtcaacctcatggcggcgctagaggaaaagtcaggggatcaactAAGACAGACGGCTTAATCCTCCGGGGAcgatgaatgtttgtacaaaatgtatcggtatttcagtctggaccaaggTGGTGGACCCTtcgacagaccaacattgctaTCCACAGAGCCACCCTGCTATCTAAAAACACTTCATTCATAGAAGTCGATATGCATAAATTACTggtccttttttaaatatatcatCAGCTGAAATATATCTTAAAGATTTCGCCCACAAAATCCCTAATATGTtgtaaagtgtttgtgtgatcCCTGCTGACTCCTCCGACTCTGTCCTTTGGGTTTTTggtttaactgtgtttttgaaAGTATTCAGCTGTGACAACCCCAGAGGCCACAGAGAGCTGAGTAAAACTGTGGTTTAAACAAGGACAaccaaaagaaagacaacaacagAAGGAAGAGTGGGGTGAATGTAACTGTAATTATACTACTGCATGACTTTAGGACCCCAGGGGTCAGACACCTTTTTGAGCATCTATTTGCGGGGCCTGCCAGTCGTTTCAGGTCCCTATCCAGTAGCATGTGATTCTTAATGATAAGCtcctgtaaaacaaatacaacagagCTGTTAATGTTCCATAAGACTCCGTGTAAAGTGCTCATGTGACGACTTTGGCACGAAACACAGCGCACATCTGCTCTGAGTGCAGTGCAATGTGTTCAATCAATCCATTACATTCTCAATCAGTGACAGAATCAGCCTAACAGCATGTctgtgactcagtgtgtgtgtgtaggtgtttctgtgtgtttgtgtggcccTCTGATCAGACACGAACAGTAACAATCTCAGACTAACATTAATGCAGGGTTTTACTGTGAAATCTGACAAATCACACAGCCGGATTATGGGCTAAACCAACATTTGGTGGGGTGGGTTTCCAAGCTATAGCCCATCCCCGTGACCCAGTGTTGATTGTGGTTATTAGTAACACCACAATCCTTCAGAGTCCCATTACTATCACTGGCCTTATTTTTATGCTTAAGGtcatatacaaatacattatgtgacaaattaaaggaaaaagcGGAGAAACAAACGCAGGTGCTTCTGTACAGGGCGCACTAAATGATTTGATTGGTCTGAAAACACCTATAGGAGACTTTCAACCGAAATGGAATGCAACCCTTTTTCACAGTAATTATAGCATCGCTACTGGGTATGTGGGCCGTAGAATGAAGCATCACCCTGTATGTGGGCTGTAACATGTAGCATAATGAAGACTATTAAGCAGAAAACGAAATATGTCCATTTCAGTGTCACGTGTCAAACTGTAATTACTAGCCAGAAAGTAGAATGTATAACATTTATTGTATTGCTTTATCATTATGTAAAGATAATGAGAAGTATTAGAGTTTTCCCCTTTCGAGTGTGTGCACAATGACAGTCATTATATCATTTTGTATAGAAAgtttatttcagtcatttttaaagtaaaaagtaccaCATGTGCTTCGGCTCGCTTTTTATGACATACTGTACCTATTGTGAAGGAATAGAAGCTAAGCCTGTTGGTCCCCCGTCTGAACCCTGTAATTATTTCATCTGCGGGCTACTGGGTCATTTACTTTAAGCTCTCCCCTAAATGCAAACCAATGCACACACTAGACTTGGCTGCTAAGccaaattgaactttttgggACCAACAAGATGACGTATTTGCCATCATAAATTATATATCGAAGCTCTTTATGTCATTTAGTGTAAAAGCTGACCTTGGATCAGTTGCTGTATGGAGTTTCATGCAATGGCATACAGAggtgaaatgattagtcgattcatcAATTAGACATTGTCAAAAAATGAATCTGCATCTATTCTGATACTCAGTTAGCCCAGTCAGCCAGTTATTTTTCCAGCAAAAGtctctcaaatatgaggatttgctgcttttcttcgccatatatatgatagtaaactgagttttggactgttagtcagaTAAATATGTAACTAAAATATGTCAGTTTGGGCCCTGGGATGTTATAATgggcatttttctctatttcctgacattttgtagacaaaatgattcaattaattgatgaagtgaaaaaaataaatcaacaaattaatacataatgaaaataattgttagttgcagccctaattacACCAGAAATGGGTAAACTATGGGCAGACAGATGGATATCTACACTAGTGAAAACAAATTTCTGCCGTCACAACAACCAAAATATGTGACCCAATCCAAAAAACAGATGGgtcatattataaaatataaatgcacaCAATACAGCATGTGGCCCCAACTTGTGGCTACAGCATGTAAGCAAAATCCCGGTCACAGAATTCAGTGTAACACGTCCACTCAGAGCTGCACTCTTTCCACAAGACAAGTGTGTCCACgcagaaaggaagaaggagaagttAACTGACTGAGTAAAATGTTGCATAACGCCATCAGTGGCAGGTAAAACGCCTTTTATGCGCACTTTGCGCACCAGATGTTCTTGCAGACTCGTAGTCTCACTTTTGAATACAATTTGCAAATGTCTGCAGCGCTGATGATGCTTTGCAGAGAGAGGGTAACAACACACGCGGAGATGAGGAATATATACTTACCCGAAGAATAATTCCGCGCATGGAAATGTGATTAAACCCGCCGGTCACTGTTGTCTTCTGCTAGTTGCCTCTCCATTTGTGTGCGCAAGGACCGCGGAGTGAAGAGTCtcaatgctctctctctctctctctccctctcacgcagtcacacacacacacacacacacacacacacacgcacacacacctcccctcaACCGACTGCCAGCATCCAGATGTGTCATGCGCTGCCGAGAATCACAGCTCACCAAACTGATTATGAAAAGCATGGCCGTGCTGCATGATAATCCAGATTAAGAGTCCTGCAGCCCCAACAGACGCGCACACGGACTCACCCACACAACTCTGCATCCTGAGTGTAAAGGCTGTCTTAATTGTTCAAAACATGTTGACAGCTGAAGTTCAGCCTGAGGGTTAAATAGTATCATTTTTCTATTCTCGTGAGCACCCTCCCCTTATAATCAAGtacaccttttttttcatattgcaCACATTCATGAAGAGATGGAGCTTGAAATATTCTCCTGACAATAAAgcaagaaagaagaatgaattTACCCCCAAGttccctctctcacccccccccccccccccccctccatcctggCCTACATAAAACACACTGGAAGCCCTAGAAATGACAATATGAAGAACGGGCAGAGTGGTGTGCAGGCTGCAGCTGGGGTGAGAGACAATAACCCCCATCCATCACTGACTGGAGGAGGTGTTCCTGCACAGCCTGGCTGGCTGGATGCATGACCGACAATACTCACTCAAGACCACATATCAATGCACACAGTGTGCGTAGCCTACAGTCTTATTCTTTATTCGTTTCCGTTGTATGATTATATTTTGCTGATTTGTCTTCATATCGATTGTTGAGTGTGTTCAGTATGTTGAGAAAAGAGGGCTGAAGTATGCAGAGATTTCAGACTGTGCAGACTTCTTTCATGCAGTATAATGCGCTTCATTACCTAGTTACCACTACAGCTGCATGTGTTTACTTGCTGCAAGGTGAGATGTCATGACCAAAGTGTTTAaataatatatgaaaatataaataaattctATTTAATGAATCTGAGTTGATTAGATGTAATTTATTTAAGTATATTAAATTTAATACAATTTAATTAACTCAAATAAATTGAATTAACTCATAGTTAGTTATTAATTCATTCTTTACTTTATTACTATTGACACTTGTGGTCCTTCATAAAAACCACTAAGATAGAAAAATCTATTGCTCTGGCAGTATCATGTAATGGCTACAGTGAGAGAGGCCGTTCCTTCATATAAAGTACCATAAGGATCCATTAGTAATAGTGCACTGGTATCAGTACTGTTTATTAAAGTGAGCCAATACATTTTGGGGTAATGGTCAAAGCTAAAACATGGTGTAAAAGCAGGTGAAGTGGAGAAGCGTCATTAGCATACAactagcatgctgatgttagtgACTCAGTAATGTCGGTTATGCAGCAATATTTGTGTAACGTTTGTTAACGTTCGTTAGCATTGGCCTCCATAAGTTAGTGGTCGTATCAGGCGAGgtgaggctgtagcagcaaaacccctgaaTGTACTGAAGTGAGTCAGggtgtattttatttctcacaAATTCCAGTAAGAAAttagttgtttcttttttcaaaaaGTTGCACGGTTTCACTTCAAAGCCTTAACCTTGATCAGTGATCTCCGTCCCACATCCTGCAAGGAAACCATTTCTTATGTACACATGACAAATAACTTCAAATTACACTTAATATGTAACTAATGAGGGCTAAAGCACACATGGGGTAGCTCCTACAACCGAAATGAAATGAACTGCTGAAAAACAAGCAGCACAGTGCGCAGGAGCCTTTACTCTTAGTCATatataatgaatataaaaagTGTCTGCTGAgagtttccctttttaaatataattcCTCTTCATATTCTTATGCCATAATTCCATCATCTCCACAATAAATCTCCACAGACCTCTTTATCCTGGTATATTACTTTAATTGCTGCTTTACATAAGAATGAAATCCAGACGGTATTTGCATGACTATATTTAGAGTACAGCTATGAAAGGCCTGCTGTTTAACATATCTCCCTGGCATATGGTATTATGATAACTACTTAGCTATTACTTCAGTACATGGGTTTGTGAAATTGAATGAGCACCAGGGCCCAGGGGGCTTTGGTGCTCCCACTAACCCCACCTCAATCTTTGTGCATGTCTGATGCATGTGAGTGACTATGAGCATGTGCATGTCGGCCACCcccctcaacacacactcacactcacagtcgcactcacactcacacatacctTGCCATCTGTTGACACATGCAGCTGTTCAAAAATAGCCCTCTACCAGAAGCTTCCCTGAGTGGCCCACAGATAGGCAGAGCAAGGATCTTGTCGTGTGTCAGTGCAAGTTGTTGTGTCTCTACTATGACCACATGTTGGCCGGCAATAGTCCGAAACCACTACGGGACTGTTTGACTGGGCAGTTTCAGTaagtctctttctgtttgttgtgtttttggacagCTATCCAACTGGGGATTTCATGTTGACAGTCATTTCTGCTCCCTGAACCAGAGTGACTGCTTGAATTACTGCAAACAACTGAAAATGGAGCCCTTTCCTGACCAGTTCATGGAATTCCACCCCGTCCATGGTACCAATGTCAGACTGAACCACTCAGGAACCCAGGCCACCCGGGTGGAGAGCTTTGCAAATGGGGTGTGTTTCAGCAAACACCCTCTGAAGCCTGGGGAGATTTTTCTCATAGAGATCGAGGATAAGGAGCTGGGCTGGTGTGGCCACCTCCGGGTTGGCCTGACTGCCAGGGACCCCAGGGGCTTAGAGGTGGTACCCGAATACTCCATCCCAGACCTGACGGACTTAGGGGACAGCTGGGTATTTGCCATCACTCGCAACCACAACAAGATCATAGAGGATGCTGGAGCAGGGGGTCAAGAGGCTGGAGACGGAGGACTGGCTGGGGGCCAGAGACTTGGACGAGGGGAGGTtgaagatggagatggaggaggcaaCAACATCAAACCAAAGACTTTCTTCACTGACTCTCACTTGTACATTGAGAACATTCGGATCCCCAGAGACAAGCTTGTCGGTCGGAGCAGGCCCGGACGCTACAGCCATATTTTGGATGACTTGTATAAGAGTAACGCCCTGCCTCCCACAGCCAGACGCAGCCGGATCggagtactgtatgtgtctaaAGGGCGAGACCTGGCTGACATGCACATTGTCATCAATGGTGAGGACATGGGAGCGTCTGCAAAGGGGATCCCCGCCATCCAGCCTCTCTATGCCGTGGTGGACGTCTTTGCTGCTACTAAGTGTGTCCAAATTGTCCAGGTGGAGTATGGATGTGAGTGTCACAGTGATACTTTTAATCATGGATCATTAGGAAACAATGGGCCCCGGGGCACacagacatgttgctgtttgcaGGTGAAccagaacaaaaaacaattcaCAGATGTCGTTTGTAgtcattttgagtctctttaAGGTCGTTTTACAACTCTTTGTGGTAACTTTATGTCCCTTTGTGGTtatttgattgactttccaacaagaaataTTACATTAACTGTGACTCCATGTATAGGCTCTGGCCCAGGGACCTGTTCATTAGTCCATCCATTCTTTTAATGCATAATTCCTCGTCACTGCTTTTATTCTGCTAATCCacagtcttttgtctttttttgtcctctttctgctgcttcagtctCGTCTTTGCAGACGTTGTGTAGGAAGGCCATCCAGAAGCACATTGTCCACAGGATGGCCATTGACTGGCTGGAGCTGCCAGAGGCACTTAAGCACTACTGCAAGTATGAATGAAGGATACAGACCTGCAAAGGACAGAAACACCATTTCTGAGTTCTCTCCACGTTTCTACCAAGAGAAGGATATTTATGTTCATGATAGAGCtgtttcatttataaaacaaagCTAGTTATGCTCATGATACCTGATAGACACTGATAACGATTGATTAAATAAATTCACAGTATTGGTtaggtgtctgtctgtgtgattctACTTTCTCCTCACAATGTATGTGTTAGGAGTAAATGTGGTGTGATTCGTcgttattttctctcttccaaGAACCTCTGAAGGAATAAACAGAGTTGACATTACTTATATGTatcataatgataatgaaaGTTATATAGACTGTAATACTTTGCAAAAAAAGTGAGCCATCTCTTGTCTAGTGTATGTCTTGTGATTTCAAATGATCTGTATCATATAACAAGTAAATCTTGTTGTGACTGCAGTGGATGTGGCATCACATCAGATCACGCGTCTCTGCAGGCGGAGGTGTTTCCATGCAGCAGCGAGAAGGATCTGCTGGGGTCTCACAAGCtgaaaaatcagacaaaaaTCTAATGTTTGATCTCAACATGTCAGAATCCAAATGCACGTAGGTTTTTGGCGGGGGACGTTTGAGCGTTCACATCAACTGTCCCCTGAGCGTGAACGAAGCCAAGTCCCACTGTCAGAATGGGATCTGAAAAGGTGAAACACAGACCGACTCGACTGCATGTCTGAGCACTGAGATCGCCGCCATGAAGAGCTTAACTGGGATGTGTGCACATtggctgattctgattcatccTAAAACTGACCAAAAGTCCTGCATATTCCACATAAAACTAACTGGACATGGACCAGTTTACAGTGAGAAGTGTCACCTGATGGTTTCCTGCACACGTCAGTTTGTAGACTGAGCTTTGGGCCAGTAAAATGCTTCCATGGAGTAGTGACCGTCCACCGGCCCACCTGTAGTCAGACACTGACATCTAGCGTTAACGCAGTGAACTGCAGGGGGGGCGGAGCTCCCGTTAAATCTCCAGCCAGGATCACTTCACACGAGAAGAGGGGAAACAGGAGAGAGTCCAGATCTTCTGTCACCGCCGTCTGAAGAAAGACAGAGCCAGATCGAGGTCTACTTTGCCTTCAGCTGGCCAGTGCAGACACCTCAGCATGTCTTTCTGTCAGTTCTTTGGCGGTGAGGTCTTCAAAGATCATTTCAAACCAGGTGAGCGCGAGCTGTCTGCTGTTCAGTCCGCAGCGACGTGACGTAACCTCCCTGTAGTCTGGATTACTGAGGGTGAAAATTAccattttatttgtgttctCGGCCTAGGTTTAATTtaaagcctctttttttttttttttttttagctacaactgaaatattttaaatagaaaaatgataattaaatgtcacagtgatgaGTAGAGAGGAAGAGCATGTGGTGTTTGGGGATATAGGCAAATTCTAAAGAGCAGtttacctttatttttattccatGATATTTCACATTTGTAAGATTAAAGTTTCTGATAGAAATAGATTATAAAAATGATGCtggtaaaaacacaccagtaacgtcattttgtttcatattgaCATCAACGCGCACGAGCCGGTGCAGTGTTGgtatatttcagtaaaatgacCCTATTACAGCAACGTGGGACCCCTCATCACATTGTGTCGTGAAGttttc encodes:
- the neurl2 gene encoding neuralized-like protein 2, coding for MEPFPDQFMEFHPVHGTNVRLNHSGTQATRVESFANGVCFSKHPLKPGEIFLIEIEDKELGWCGHLRVGLTARDPRGLEVVPEYSIPDLTDLGDSWVFAITRNHNKIIEDAGAGGQEAGDGGLAGGQRLGRGEVEDGDGGGNNIKPKTFFTDSHLYIENIRIPRDKLVGRSRPGRYSHILDDLYKSNALPPTARRSRIGVLYVSKGRDLADMHIVINGEDMGASAKGIPAIQPLYAVVDVFAATKCVQIVQVEYGFSSLQTLCRKAIQKHIVHRMAIDWLELPEALKHYCKYE